In Rutidosis leptorrhynchoides isolate AG116_Rl617_1_P2 chromosome 2, CSIRO_AGI_Rlap_v1, whole genome shotgun sequence, one genomic interval encodes:
- the LOC139893312 gene encoding uncharacterized protein yields the protein MWLEVFFGLIIFQLVRYFFFDDDEQHFDFGTSRSNALFAVADRLQALYGGKAYVGLRIPDPDTASRLNIDLVLVTKGEAVVVSVINVSGIVSIDEDGTWVCTGHSKHKTERLQDPMVEAKRQVAVLESYLEQRGVTLPDGYLSYKIVCPNPDFRTVHPDYFPPEVVTYEQWAELKPEKKSISGWIKGALRSDKNETHESIQQNLSFILNTAPMWDRLELKNNKHLLGEFLEFKGKQDDIASLRNIKRSKVSRMMIQKTSMFGLAHSKLQVLYAPLDYRKEGSSGLEWNEVTVRSNTEVLFQLQDTAKIQKFKLSSIVSMSLSP from the exons ATGTGGCTAGAAGTTTTCTTCGGCTTGATAATCTTCCAATTAGTACGCTATTTCTTCTTTGATGATGATGAACAACACTTTGATTTTGGTACCTCCCGTTCCAACGCTCTTTTCGCCGTCGCTGATCG ACTTCAAGCTCTATATGGTGGCAAAGCTTATGTCGGGCTCCGTATTCCTGACCCTGATACTGCTTCTCGATTGAATATTGATTTGGTTCTCGTAACGAAAGG TGAGGCAGTGGTTGTTTCTGTAATTAATGTTTCTGGGATTGTATCCATTGATGAGGATGGTACGTGGGTTTGCACAGGTCATTCTAAGCACAAAACAGAGCGTCTTCAGGATCCT ATGGTGGAGGCCAAAAGACAAGTTGCAGTTCTTGAATCTTATCTTGAACAAAGGGGAGTTACTCTTCCAGACGGATATTTGTCCTACAAGATCGTATGCCCCAACCCAGACTTTCG CACCGTACATCCAGATTACTTTCCACCTGAGGTTGTGACGTATGAGCAATGGGCAGAATTAAAACCAGAGAAAAAGAGCATTTCTGGGTGGATTAAAGGTGCTCTACGTAGTGATAAGAATGAAACGCATGAGTCAATACAACAGAATCTTAGTTTTATCCTTAACACTGCTCCAATGTGGGATAG GTTGGAGCTAAAAAATAACAAACATCTATTAGGAGAATTTTTAGAATTCAAAGGGAAGCAAGATGATATTGCATCTCTAAGAAATATAAAGAGATCAAAAGTTAGCCGTATGATGATCCAAAAAACAAGCATGTTTGGTTTAG CTCATTCAAAGCTTCAAGTTTTGTATGCACCACTAGATTACAGAAAGGAAGGATCTTCCGGTTTAGAGTGGAATGAAGTAACAGTTAGATCCAATACAGAGGTGTTGTTTCAGCTTCAAGACACGGCTAAAATTCAGAAATTTAAACTGTCATCAATCGTGTCTATGTCACTAAGCCCTTGA